The following are encoded in a window of Magnolia sinica isolate HGM2019 chromosome 11, MsV1, whole genome shotgun sequence genomic DNA:
- the LOC131218829 gene encoding transcription factor RAX3-like, whose translation MGRAPCCDKANVKKGPWSPEEDAKLKAFIEQHGTGGNWIALPQKIGLKRCGKSCRLRWLNYLRPNIKHGGFSEEEDNIICSLYISIGSRWSIIAAQLPGRTDNDIKNYWNTRLKKKLLGKQRKEQHARRVSGLKQEMKKSNGNLMLAENSIQNPYWPDPPTPIMPVPLSNQSPRSIDQASLKKLLIKLGGRFSDDHQQPIIDGVSLQHKIDVPTPQSLYGNSLNSLISSSTSMDSITATSSSLLNTQYDADRMVMHMLQDPNSFPLEFEEMVYCNPQKLERFESLYAVGMVNGSNGANSAEINISSLAHPPFFSNHEGYQHSMLIQESIFDEARYLESQ comes from the exons ATGGGGAGAGCACCTTGTTGTGACAAAGCGAACGTCAAGAAAGGCCCATGGTCACCTGAAGAAGATGCCAAGCTCAAGGCCTTCATCGAACAACATGGCACCGGAGGCAATTGGATCGCCTTGCCGCAGAAGatag GCCTCAAGCGATGCGGGAAGAGCTGCCGCCTCCGGTGGTTGAACTACCTCCGCCCTAACATCAAGCATGGTGGATTTTCTGAAGAAGAAGATAACATCATTTGCAGCCTTTACATAAGTATCGGAAGCAG GTGGTCTATTATCGCAGCACAACTACCAGGCCGAACTGATAATGATATAAAGAACTACTGGAACACCAGGTTGAAGAAGAAGCTCTTGGGCAAGCAGCGCAAGGAGCAACATGCTCGAAGAGTCTCTGGTTTAAAGCAAGAgatgaaaaaatcaaatggaaatCTCATGTTGGCAGAAAACAGTATCCAAAACCCATATTGGCCTGATCCACCCACGCCCATCATGCCCGTTCCATTATCAAACCAAAGCCCACGTTCCATCGATCAAGCATCTCTTAAGAAACTGCTGATTAAGCTTGGCGGGAGATTCTCAGACGATCATCAACAACCCATCATTGATGGGGTAAGTCTTCAACATAAGATCGATGTTCCCACCCCACAAAGTCTCTATGGAAATTCTCTCAACAGCTTGATCTCATCTTCCACCTCCATGGATTCCATAACAGCCACTAGTTCTTCATTGCTGAACACTCAATATGATGCCGACCGCATGGTTATGCACATGTTGCAAGATCCTAACAGTTTCCCACTCGAATTCGAGGAGATGGTTTATTGCAATCCTCAGAAACTAGAACGATTCGAATCCCTTTATGCAGTGGGAATGGTGAATGGAAGCAATGGAGCTAATTCAGCTGAGATCAATATCAGCTCTTTGGCCCACCCTCCTTTCTTCTCCAACCACGAAGGCTACCAACACAGCATGCTCATCCAAGAATCCATCTTCGATGAAGCTCGGTACCTTGAATCGCAGTGA